CTCTGAAAGTAGAAATGGGAATAGATACCGCAAAGGCCTTTTTCTCACGATCAAGAATTCCCAAAATGGAACCCGTACTGGCTTTGATTAATTCGAGAGGAGCATCGGACTCAAAGGCCACTTTCCCTTCTTCAATATAATATCGGTTTTGGGCCTGTAATTCATAGGTAGCACCTATGAGGCATATCATTAGAAATAAGCTGGAGCTCATTCTTTTCCTGATGCTTGTTGAGGTAAGCTTGAGCATGGTTTGATGTTTATCATTAAAAAACTTCTCCCCTGTACCCGACTGACCTTTCTAAATGTTGGCTGTGGCTTTTTGAATTAGACCAACAGACATGATTAATAGATGATTGGTGTAATTAGAGACAATAAATACGATGAGATCATCTATCGTTACTTAATTGCAGGACGCACAGTAAGTATCGGCAAGGGACTCATTCAGTAGCAATTGAAAAGTATATCCTCCTTTGGCTTTGGTTTTAAACAGGTTGCAAAAGATGGCATTGTGATTTTCTGCGGTAAAGGCAATGAGCTGCTGATAGTTGGATTTCTTCAAATATTCAGAATTTTTCAGCGTCAGGCGGAAGTAATAGTCAATCAATTCAGGGTCAACATCTTCGTCATATACTCGCTGTGCCAAAACCTTTTCAGCCCAATTAAATCGACTGTACCGTGATAGAAACCTGGCCAGGTACAACCTTTCTTCATCTGAAAGATCTAGAGACCTGTAATTCTGATAGATCGCACGAATGGCCTTGTTCTTATGCCGATAGGCATTGCGTTGATCAAAAAAACCTGTTTCGAGTAAGTTGTAATTGACCCAAATCCGGGTGTATAACGTCGGGTCTATTTTGTGTCGCAACTTTTTGATCAAGGCCAATATGGACTTCCGGTCCTTTCCGAAAGTAACGCTATTGGCCGACCTGAGCTGCAACGCAATCAGGTTATATTGTACTTTCGGATTATCTGGAATAAGTACTGATAATTCCTTAAAGGCCTTCAAAAGTTCATCATCAGAAAATCTCCCATATCCGTATTGAAAAACCAGATCATTCACCATCAAAGGACCTAAGGCCGCTATTTGTGGTATTTCCAGACGCCCGATGAAGTCGTCAGGTAGTCGTTCGTTTCTGATCTGCTCAAAAATGGTATATTGAAGGAACCTGGCAGAGGTCAATTGCTTTAATTTGACCTTCTGGGCAAACACTTCGACCAAAGTCTCGGGATCGTCAAATACGGTTACCTTTTTCTGTAAGTTCATTGTGATCACCCCGATTCGATGTTTGGACAGAATTGCTTCCATTTCACTTTCTTCTGACAACTCCTGAAGTTCTTCTTTGATTTTGTCTCGCTGCTTTCTGGATAAATATTGATACTGAGTTCCGTGTATGTCCAGATAAAATGAGTTCCAGTTCTCTATTGCGGACACATTAAAAGGAATCTCATGATGCTGAAACGCCTCCATTGCTTTGATCAGACTTGCAGCTCGCTGATGCTGCAATGCTTCATTTCGAGTGGTCGTGCCCTCTACCGAAGTGTACGCCCGAATGTCTACGGATTTGATATCATAGTCACTTAGGTGTAGAGAATCGTATATCGGACGAATATCATCTGGTTCATATGCCGCCCGATCCTTTTCAAATGGAATAGTGAACGTCAACGATTTATTTGCTTCAAATTCGTTTGGGATCTCCCTGGGGATGGAGTCACTGTATAGCCCCATTTCCAGTAACTCCCAATCATTGAATTCCATTCCAGAAGTCAGGTAATAACCACAATGAAATCGTTTTTGCAGTACAATCAGGTTACATTCAATCTCTGAGGGATCATAATGTTTTGGTAACTGACCAAAATTGATCATTACCCCATTGCCATAAGGGATAATCTTTTTCTTAAGTTCTTTTCGGAAAATAGGTGGAAGTAGTTCACCTCTGTGTGCCCAACTATCTCCCAACTGGTTGCCAGTTTCACAATCTATCTGAGACCGATCAATGATGTCCACCGCAATTCCATCCTTACGCTTATCAAATATTTTGTCAAAGTAATCTTTGTCCCGAAAGTAGAAATAGATCTCTCCGTTTTTCACCTCCAGGTCGTAGCGTACATCAATCGGGAGTTTCGAAACAATATCGTAATATTTCCGGCATTTCTTTATTCGCTTAGGTCCCGGGTTCTTGATTTCATTTACAGGATTATCCTGCCCAAATAGCAGAAATGGAATCCAACACAAAGAAATAATAAGGACTAAAGGCCGGATGCGCATGATTTAGCTGTATCTGTTGTTACCTATTATGAACTAACTTTATCAAATTAGGTTTCAACAATCCATACAATCAGCATAGCAGATCTGAATCCAGGTAATTGTTACACTCCTGCAAAAGTCCGTTTATACACCGGCTTTCGATACAAAAACTGTCCCAACAGTGCGGGATACATGAGCAGGTCTGTCAAAATAGTGCCAGTGGAAAAAGTTATATCATCAATAATGGCGGAGCCATCGTTTCGCTGCTCCACAGAATGGTGATGCTTCCAGGATTTTAGAAAAAAAGGAAGTTTAGATCCCTCATCAATGAAGTACCAACGATCTCCTGTTTCTGCATCTTCTGTGATATCACTGACCCATTGTTGTTTGAAAAAGATGAAGTTCAATTCTAACTGGACTTTATCTCCCTTTTTGCAACCATCAAATTGTTGCAGCTTAACCGGTGGGAAAGGAGGATTTAGTGAAAGAAATAAATCCTGGGTAAACCCATCTTTCACAGTTTGCAGTGGTGCTTTTACCGAAGTAGTGATTCGAAGTTTCATCTGACTGGATAACACGCGCTCAAGGAATAGGTTTAGTCCTAGCTACCTTTTTTGGAAAGCAGCATCCTTTGCTCCACGGTAATGATCCCGAAACCACGAAATGGCATATTCATTGAATCTTAACACTATTCATCAAATCCTATGTATTTCTTAAAACTGTTTTAGTTATATTCATTAATATTCATCAGAAATACTACCAGCTGATTTTTTTTCAGACATCATGGACATACTTTTTATCAATAGTGAGCACTTCTGGCTCAATGGATGGCTCAATACTCCCACCGGCATTAAATACGCCATGGATACCCTCAAAGGCTTTGGCATCAATGTCAATTGCGAGGAAATACGGTCATCTGAAGCACTTGAATCGTTACTGGGCCGCCTACCCTATCAGACATTGCTCTGGCCCAATGCCTATTACACTCGCAATGCATTAGGTGAGGTGGTCTGGTTGCAGGAATACATCGAAGAACGTGGATTGCCTTATGTTGGTACCCCGGTTCAAGGGTTAAAGAACATGCTCCATAAGAATCTAACACATCAACTTCTGCAAGCAGCAGATATTCCGGTACCCGCTCATTTGACCATCTCACGCCATCGACTCACACAAATAGACCGTCTAATTGAAAAAAGCGCATTGCAATGGCCCATTGTGATTAAACCCTCCAGTGAATCCTGCAGCATGGGAATTCTAAAAGCAGAAAACCTTGATGAAGCCAAAGAACATATCACTCAATTATTTCATGACTTCCCGAATAGCGATGCCTTATTAGAAACCTTCTTACCCAGCGAAGACGTCACCTGTGGTTATCTGGCGATGGGAGATCAGCAATTATTGCTTCCTACGTATTATCAATCATTAGAAGTATCAGGAAACACCCATGTGGTGGAACGGGACATTGGTACAGGTCCGTGGGGAGGTTCATCGATCATCATGCCTCCTGTAAAAGACACTTTAGTTCTGGAACAACTGCAAGATCAGATGCCAAAACTCGCTGCAGCCGTGGGAATCACTGGAGTCACACGGGTCGACGCTCGAATGGATGAAGATGGCACGCTCAAATTCTTCGACGTGAATGGCATGCCTGCCCTTTCATATCCGAGAAGTGTACTGGTTCGACAGGTGAGAGAATGCTTCCCGGAATTACCAGACCACAGCGCCTATGAATACTTGCTCAGAACCATCGTTATCATTGCTGCTGATCGATTTGAATTGTCTATACCCAATTCGGTCTGTGACCAAAACTTGTTCTCCCTAGAGAGCCCACTGATGACAACATTGAATGTTTCTCATAGCATCTGATCATTTAAAAAATACTTGTCCAATTTTCGGTTGCAGTATCCTTGAAGGCTTGGGTTTCTTTGAGAAAAATTAAAGATTTGAAGGATGCTGGTGACTGACCCCAATAGAATTACAACGTATTATGATGCCCTGGTGGAAAAGCGGTCAGATTATGTCGGCATCTTTTATGCCGGTGTAAAAACGACATCTGTCTTTTGTATTGCCACATGTCGGGCCCGAAAACCCAAAAAAGAAAACGTCGAATTCTACACTTCCTTCAAGGATGCATTGGATCAGGGGTATCGTCCCTGCAAGATCTGTCGCCCTACTGAAAATGCCAATACGGCCCCCGATTTTGTAGAGACGGCCATCTCCATGGTGCGGGATCATCCCAAAGAAAAGATCACCGATTATCGATTAAGGGAACAAGGTATTAGTCCTGAAGCAGTACGCCGCTGGTTCAAAAGTCAATATGGGATTACCTTTCAGACTTACCAACGCATGTACCGGATCAACAATGCTTACATGGAGCTCAAACAAGGAGACCGGGCCACTCATGCTGCATTCGGTAATGGCTATGAATCGTTAAGTGGTTTTGGCTACACCTACAAAAAGCTCACTGGAAGCTCTCCAACCAATACACGGGAACAGCCATTGATCCTGATCAGTCGCACGGAAACACCGCTAGGGCCTATGTTTATTGCCGCCACGGACAAAGGGATCTGTTTACTGGAATTTGTGGACCGACGTATGCTTGAAACGGAATTGAAAGACCTTCAACGGTTGCTCAAGGCACAGATCATTACAGGGGAAAATCAACACATTGTGCAAGCCAAAAAAGAACTCGGGGAATATTTCTCCAGTGAAAGGATCGCATTCGAAGTTTCTCTTGACACGCCCGGCACCGATTTTCAGCAACAAGTATGGGATCAACTGCTCACCATACCTTATGGTAATACCAGAAGCTATCAGGAGCAAGCGGTGCATGTTGGCAATCCTAAAGCTGTCCGCGCAGTAGCCTCCGCCAATGGTCACAATCGGGTTTCCATTATGGTGCCTTGCCATCGGGTGATTGGAAAAGGTGGTCAGCTCACTGGTTATGGAGGAGGATTGGAAAGGAAACGTTGGCTACTGGATCATGAATCCGCAAGGAGCTAAGGACAAGTTTAGATCATTAGAAAGTGTACAGCTTCAAGCTTTTTCTACGTTTGTTTTGCTCGACCTGTAATGAATGGCCATTTCTGTCGTTGAATAGGAAACCTGCCTACAAAACCGATGAAACTGCTATCGTTACTGCTATTGATCTGTACCAGCCTGATCCATTTTACCCAGGCACAAACCAATCACATCCATCAATCACTAAAAAGACCTGTCTGGCAAGCAGACTCACTGATCTTCAAAAAGATCCGATCGAAAAAAGGCAAGTCCATCACAGTCATCAAAGGCACACAAGTAAAGGCCAAAGCCTTTAAGAACAGGCGATTGAAAGGATTTCTTCATACTCTATCTGCAGATACATTAACGGTCATTACCAAAAAGGGATTGCATTCCATTCCAATGGGGTCGCTGAATTATATGATCATTTTTCATGGCTTCAAAAAGCAAATGATCAGTGGAGAATTGATCAGTAAAGGTACACTGGTCGCTATACCTGCGGCATTAGGATTAATTCTTGGCGTGAGAGAATCGTTAACGGGTGGTGATTTCGAAAAGCAATTGTACGTTGGTTCGGCAACTTTTAGCATGGCCGCTGCTGCGCTCATTTTGCCAGGATCATTGATCCGACGCAAGAAACTAAGGACCGCCAAATGGGCGGCTACACCAGAGCCTAATTGATCAATGGCAGCCGTTAATCCAGCAACTCGCGCATCACTTCAGCAAGTCGATCTGAGTCATAGGGTTTGCTGACCAAAACAGCGTTACCTAATGCATCAATCGTTTCGATCGTACCTTTATCATTTAGCGCCGAGGTAAAAATGATGGGTAAATTCGAATGCTCTCGTAACTCAATGGCTGCTTCTGTTCCCAATTTTTCACCTACTAACATGATATCCAGCAAAATGAAATCCGGTGCATGATCTGACACATTCTGAACCAGATCATCTGCAGAATCGTATTTATTCAGAATCTCACACCCATGATCTTTCATCATGATTTCCAGTACCATGGAAGCAATCAGATCATCCTCGTAAATCAGCACTTTATTCGCCATATCAGGTCATTGGAAATGATATTAAATAAGAAACTCCCCCTTCTCCTTCAATTTGAAGGTCTCCTTTCAGTTGCGCCACGAAGGCTTTGATCAGGCTCATTCCCATGGAAGAGCCATTCATATATTTCTGGCTATCAAGCCCTTTTCCTTTATCCGACACCTTCAGCTCCAACCGATCATTGACTTTCTCCAAATCGACCGTTACTACGCCACCCTCGTTTTGATCGTAGGCATATTTAAAAATATTCGTTACGATCTCGAAAACCAGCAGTCCAAGAGTAGCCACTTTATCTACATCTAATTTATGATTTTCAATGGCAATTTTCAATTCATACCGATCAGGATGGGTGGCATAGATCCTGACCAGACTCGTCAATAGATCATCAATGTACGCTTTCGTGTGGAGTCGGTCAAACTCCTCCAGTTTCAATAGCAGATCATAAGTTTTCGCGATGGATAAAATCCTGTTTTGCGTATCCTTGATAAAGTCCATCAATTCCTCATTTTCCGTAAATCGCGCCCTGAGGTACAAGAGATTATTGACCATGTTCAGGTTGTTCTTGATCCGATGGTGCAACTCTCTGAAAAGCAAATTTTTCTCTGCTAAAGCTTTCTTTAGGCTAAGTTCCGCCTCTTTTTGAGCAGTCACATCCGAAAAAGAGGCAACCACCGCATATCGCTCACCTAGTTCGTTGATTACCGGCTCTGAATTAATGGAAATGATGGACCGTTCTCCATCCGCTTTCCAAACATCCATCAAAAACCCCCTAACAGGCTTGCCTGTTTTGGAGGTGACCATCGAAGGATGATCTTCTGGTGAAATCGGATCGCCTTTCATGTCCAGGGCCTTCCAGCGAGGGTCATAGGAATCTTTTCCGATCAATTGATCTGTGGTAAGTCCCAGGATGCTAGCTGCTGCTTCATTGCACATGGTCACAGCATCCTGCGTATCCTGCATTACAATTCCTTCGCTCAACGCATCTACCACTGAACGATACCGTTCCTCACTCTCACGAAGTTGATGCTGGGTATGGTCCGCCTCTAGCCTTTTTGATAAGTCATGTGCCATGAGTTCCAGCAAACTGATCTCTTTTTCACTGAAGTCTGTGGCCCGATGATGCTGAGAAGAATAATTCAGTATCCCATAGATTTCATCATTAACAAAAATAGGAGCACCGATATAAGCGATCACACCTTCATTTTTTTGAACAGTATGCAGTCCTACGGCACTCTCAGGGACATTATTTGTTGCAATGGCTTGACCCTTTTTAATCAGGGCCTGACAAAGGGTATTTTCAAGTGAATAAGACTCCCCAATCCGGTAAGGCTCCTCCAACTGGGAAGCCTCTGCATAGATTTCATAAGAATTGCCATTGATTCGGCTGATTACGCCGGTTTCCAGCTGAAAGAGTTCCAGTCCAAGTTCAACATAGGCTTGCATCAAGGCAGTACTATCCAGTGCTTGTTGGGTAGAAAGCCGGTGATGTTGCTGAAAATAACGATTCAGTTTTTCTCGTTCTGTTTCCGCCTGTTTTCGGCGGGTAATGTCCATCTGAAAGCCATAGAAGCCTTCCAACTTTCCTTCTTGCTGGTAAAACGGAGCAATAGATAATTCTGTCCAGATGCGGACCCCTGCTTTCGTATGGAGTCGCATTTCCTGTTTGAAAGGTGCTTCCATCTGTATCCCTTCCAAAATCAAGTTTGAATGACCCAGATCTGTTTGAAACATTTGAAGCATCGCCTCCATATCCAGGCCCCTCAGTTCTGAAGTCTCATAACCCGTCATCCGCTCAAACCCGCGGTTCATTAATGTCAGCTCACCCCGGGCGTCAGTAATGAACACCCCCTCGTTCACATTATCCAGGATATTTGAGAGGCGTTCCAGTCGTTGGTTGGATTTGTTTCTTTCATCATTGAGCAAAGCGATAGACAGCACTGACGCCAGAGATAGTAACCTATTCTGCTCGTCAACACTCCATTTAAGGATTACTGAACTCTCCAGGCAAATGATCCCCCACAACCCCGATTCGCCGGTGACCTGAGCATCCAACATGGAACAGACATCAAATGACTGTAAGTAGCCACTATTGAATTCAGTCGTACTCGGATGGATCCTTGCATCATCTGCTGAGATAATTTTATTGCTAAGTATCCCTTCAAAATACCGGGGTGCATCCATTTCCAGTAATTCTTTGTTTTTTCTGGGAATGGCATTATCACGCTCAGCAGAATGGGTACAATAAATCTTCCTTCGGTCCGTGGATAAACGCCAATAGCTCACACTATCAACTTCAAAAAGCCCAATGGTAGCATTCAATAAACACTGGGTAAAGTCATCAATATTTAAGGTATCCAGCGTACTGAGTTTGGAATGTTCAAGTACGATCTTACTGAATTGACGTTCGACTTCTTCTCTTTTTTTAAAGGCTGTAATGTCACGAGCCACCGAATAGATAATTCGCTTTTCATTGTCTAATGTAGAATTCCACTCCAACCATACGTCTTCTCCGGACTTGGTTTTGTAGCGGTTTTCAAAGTGGCTTTTTCGGGGCAAACCAGCTAAAAAATCCTGTACTCTTTGAGCTGTCTTTTCACGATCTTCGGGATGTACAAAGTCCAGAAATGGAGCTGTAGTCAATTCCTCCTGCGAAAACCCGAGCACATTGCTCCATTGGTTATTTAGCTCTAGAAAATAGCCATCAAAACTGGTGATACTCAACAGGTCCGTCGAATGATCGAAAAATGCTTTAAAGTCGTGTGTGTACATTTCCATAGCTAAGGAAAACTCCCTCAAATTGTCTTCAACGATTCGGCACTATCCAACTTAAAAGACAGTTACTGATTTGTTCCAGACAAAGGGTTCAATTATCCAGGTCTTTAACAATTTAGAAATATCCTGGAACATTTCTTACCTGTTTGCAAAAAAGATAGTCAACGGTAAAAATCCGAAATGAATCTGTGAATTCGCTTATCTGAAGAAAAGCGAGTACTTAGAAAGGCACATCGTCATTTGAAGGAGGACCGTCATTTCCATTGGCCTTACTAGGAAGTGTGATGGTAAAATCAGTATTGGGCGGTCCTGCAGATGGGAAGCTATTGCCATACGTTTCGTTTCCGCCACCACTCATATCTACACCGTCAAGATCAGCAAACTTGGTGAACTTACCGATGAATTTCAGTTGCACATTTTCCAATCGACCATTCCTGTGCTTGGCGATGATCACTTCACCTGTACCCTGCAAAGGCATGCCATCTTCACTTTGGGTAATGCCATAATATTCCGGACGATAAAGGAACATTACCATATCCGCATCCTGCTCAATCGAACCTGATTCCCTGAGGTCGGAAAGTTGCGGTCGTTTATCGCCTCCACGTGTTTCAACGGAACGACTCAGCTGAGAAAGTGCAATTACCGGAACATCCAATTCCTTAGCAATCCCCTTCAAAGCCCTGGAAATCGAAGCAATTTCCTGCTCACGATTACCCCCCGCACTCTTTGACGTATCTCCTGTCATCAATTGCAGGTAGTCAATC
This DNA window, taken from Cytophagales bacterium, encodes the following:
- a CDS encoding PAS domain S-box protein — encoded protein: MYTHDFKAFFDHSTDLLSITSFDGYFLELNNQWSNVLGFSQEELTTAPFLDFVHPEDREKTAQRVQDFLAGLPRKSHFENRYKTKSGEDVWLEWNSTLDNEKRIIYSVARDITAFKKREEVERQFSKIVLEHSKLSTLDTLNIDDFTQCLLNATIGLFEVDSVSYWRLSTDRRKIYCTHSAERDNAIPRKNKELLEMDAPRYFEGILSNKIISADDARIHPSTTEFNSGYLQSFDVCSMLDAQVTGESGLWGIICLESSVILKWSVDEQNRLLSLASVLSIALLNDERNKSNQRLERLSNILDNVNEGVFITDARGELTLMNRGFERMTGYETSELRGLDMEAMLQMFQTDLGHSNLILEGIQMEAPFKQEMRLHTKAGVRIWTELSIAPFYQQEGKLEGFYGFQMDITRRKQAETEREKLNRYFQQHHRLSTQQALDSTALMQAYVELGLELFQLETGVISRINGNSYEIYAEASQLEEPYRIGESYSLENTLCQALIKKGQAIATNNVPESAVGLHTVQKNEGVIAYIGAPIFVNDEIYGILNYSSQHHRATDFSEKEISLLELMAHDLSKRLEADHTQHQLRESEERYRSVVDALSEGIVMQDTQDAVTMCNEAAASILGLTTDQLIGKDSYDPRWKALDMKGDPISPEDHPSMVTSKTGKPVRGFLMDVWKADGERSIISINSEPVINELGERYAVVASFSDVTAQKEAELSLKKALAEKNLLFRELHHRIKNNLNMVNNLLYLRARFTENEELMDFIKDTQNRILSIAKTYDLLLKLEEFDRLHTKAYIDDLLTSLVRIYATHPDRYELKIAIENHKLDVDKVATLGLLVFEIVTNIFKYAYDQNEGGVVTVDLEKVNDRLELKVSDKGKGLDSQKYMNGSSMGMSLIKAFVAQLKGDLQIEGEGGVSYLISFPMT
- a CDS encoding methylated-DNA--[protein]-cysteine S-methyltransferase gives rise to the protein MLVTDPNRITTYYDALVEKRSDYVGIFYAGVKTTSVFCIATCRARKPKKENVEFYTSFKDALDQGYRPCKICRPTENANTAPDFVETAISMVRDHPKEKITDYRLREQGISPEAVRRWFKSQYGITFQTYQRMYRINNAYMELKQGDRATHAAFGNGYESLSGFGYTYKKLTGSSPTNTREQPLILISRTETPLGPMFIAATDKGICLLEFVDRRMLETELKDLQRLLKAQIITGENQHIVQAKKELGEYFSSERIAFEVSLDTPGTDFQQQVWDQLLTIPYGNTRSYQEQAVHVGNPKAVRAVASANGHNRVSIMVPCHRVIGKGGQLTGYGGGLERKRWLLDHESARS
- a CDS encoding response regulator, whose protein sequence is MANKVLIYEDDLIASMVLEIMMKDHGCEILNKYDSADDLVQNVSDHAPDFILLDIMLVGEKLGTEAAIELREHSNLPIIFTSALNDKGTIETIDALGNAVLVSKPYDSDRLAEVMRELLD